A single Lolium perenne isolate Kyuss_39 chromosome 6, Kyuss_2.0, whole genome shotgun sequence DNA region contains:
- the LOC127334652 gene encoding uncharacterized protein: MEEHPGQRSSSKAARRLRSLLALAADYIKYLFMNRRRLVCRAARRTIAVLSSYHGKSNKHLAPYWPPRALAEHEFSCSDSPSPTFLAAKRFRSRLKRNAAAGSSCFGASLGASYGSPPVTEEEDVMVEEEEDEADGWACYGLELDVDYRAEEFINMFYEQLRAQNFATAFQRSP, encoded by the coding sequence ATGGAAGAGCATCCAGGCCAGCGCTCCAGCTCCAAGGCGGCGAGGCGTCTGCGCAGCCTCCTCGCTCTCGCCGCAGACTACATCAAGTACCTCTTCATGAACCGCCGCCGGCTCGTTTGCAGGGCGGCGAGGCGAACCATCGCTGTTCTATCCTCGTACCACGGCAAGAGCAACAAGCACCTGGCGCCATACTGGCCACCTCGTGCGCTTGCGGAGCACGAGTTCTCGTGCAGCGACAGCCCTAGCCCCACATTCCTCGCGGCCAAGAGGTTCCGATCGCGGCTGAAGCGCAATGCGGCGGCCGGCTCTTCCTGCTTCGGAGCCTCCCTTGGGGCCTCGTACGGGTCGCCGCCAGTGACAGAGGAGGAGGATGTGAtggttgaggaggaggaagatgaggctgATGGGTGGGCGTGCTATGGGCTCGAGCTTGACGTTGACTACAGGGCGGAGGAGTTCATCAACATGTTCTACGAGCAGCTGAGGGCGCAGAACTTTGCCACGGCTTTTCAGCGGTCGCCGTGA